The Microbacterium sp. SORGH_AS_0862 region CGCCGATCATGCGTTCCACGACGTCGCGATCGCCGCATCCGGAAATGCCGCGGTGCGGACCGTTCTCGGGCAGTACGAGCCCGTCCTCCAACGCGCAGAGCGCCTCCGTTTCGGCTCGACCGAGGGACACGCCTCGACTGCACGCCACGCGCGACTCATCGAGCTGTGCGCTGCCGGCGACGTCGCGGGCGCCGCCGCCCTCGCGGAGCAGACCTGGCAGAGCCTCACCATCGACCAGCCGTTCCCGAACCCCGACACCGCCACACCCGAGGAGCCCTCCGCATGAAGCTCGACCAGTTCCCCCGCCATCCGCTCACTTTCGGGCCCAGCCCGCTGCAGCACCTGAAGCGCCTGAGCCAGCACCTCGGCGGTGCCCAGGTATGGGCGAAACGCGAAGACGTGTCGAGCGGACTCGCCTTCGGCGGCAACAAGGTGCGCAAGCTCGAGTACATCGTCCCGGACGTGCTCGCATCGGGAGCGGACACCCTCGTGTCGATCGGCGGCTACCAGTCGAATCACACCCGAGCGGTCGCCGCGGTCGCCGCGCACCTCGGTCTGAAGGCGCGCCTGGTGCAGGAGAAGTGGGTCCCCTGGGACGACCCCACCAATGACAAGGTCGGCAACATCCTGCTCTCACGCATGATGGGGGCCGACTCGCGGCTGGACGACGCCGGTTTCGACATCGGCATCCGCGATTCGTGGCGGCAGGCTCTCGCGGAGGTGGAGGATGCCGGCGGCACGCCGTATCCGATCCCCGCGGGCGCATCGGAGCACCCGTTGGGCGGTCTCGGCTTCGCCAACTGGGCGTTCGAGGTCGCAGAGCAGGAGAAGCAGCTCGGCGTGTTCTTCGACACGATCGTCGTGTGCACGGTGACCGGCTCCACGCACGCAGGGATGATCGCGGGCTTCGCGGCGCTCGAGGACCTCGCGGGTGTCAAGCGCCGGGTGCTCGGCATCGACGCATCCGCGACGCTCACCAAGACGCGCGACCAGGTCGGGCGCATCGCACGTGCGACGGCCGAACTCATCGAACTCGGGCGCGACCTACGCGACGACGAGATCCAGGTGCTCGAAGGCTGGGCGGGTGAGCTGTACGGCATCCCCGTCGACTCGACCATGGAGGCGATCGCCCTCGGCGCTCAGCTCGAGGCGATGATCACCGACCCCGTCTACGAGGGCAAGTCGCTGGCGGGTCTCATCGATCTCGTCGGATCCGGCGACATCCCCAAGGACTCCACGGTGCTCTACGCGCACCTCGGCGGACAGCCGGCGATCAACGCCTACCACTCCCTCTGGAGCTGACGCGGCGCGGCGCGGCGAGCACCACCATCCTTGCCCGAGTTGCGTCGCAGTTGCGCAACCGCGCCAGTCATTGACAGGCGCATCTGCGCAAACCTGTGGCATCTGCGCACATGCGACGCAACTCGGGCAATCGAACGCCGCGATCACCGCAGAACGCGGCGAGCGGATGAGGGCGGATCAGGCGGTGACGACCTGGGCGGTGCCGAGCGGCGCGTCGGGGCCCATCTCGGCGGCGATGCGGTTGGCCTCCGCGATCAGCGTCGCGACGATCTCGCTCTCGGGCACGGTCTTCACGACCTCGCCCTTGACGAAGATCT contains the following coding sequences:
- a CDS encoding 1-aminocyclopropane-1-carboxylate deaminase; translation: MKLDQFPRHPLTFGPSPLQHLKRLSQHLGGAQVWAKREDVSSGLAFGGNKVRKLEYIVPDVLASGADTLVSIGGYQSNHTRAVAAVAAHLGLKARLVQEKWVPWDDPTNDKVGNILLSRMMGADSRLDDAGFDIGIRDSWRQALAEVEDAGGTPYPIPAGASEHPLGGLGFANWAFEVAEQEKQLGVFFDTIVVCTVTGSTHAGMIAGFAALEDLAGVKRRVLGIDASATLTKTRDQVGRIARATAELIELGRDLRDDEIQVLEGWAGELYGIPVDSTMEAIALGAQLEAMITDPVYEGKSLAGLIDLVGSGDIPKDSTVLYAHLGGQPAINAYHSLWS